In the Leishmania donovani BPK282A1 complete genome, chromosome 31 genome, one interval contains:
- a CDS encoding nucleosome assembly protein-like protein → MPSQVHVDPIARTGSDASEASSSEVDMVAVMTEMTVAERRRVYALQGLLKEYYEVRQRLRAEIAALANECAAENQKLFAVRKEIVTGARDITEEEMQRIGRTAAPTEPDKKEDAAPAKKGVKFVDPVDEKQNSALVKAAASPSGGIPAFWLTAMSNSEAVNSMITEKDRDALMHLTDIERGFVEGDPEKGDRLVFHFSPNEYFTNETLTKEYHTEYDEDHGEPRITDVVGCDINWKSSKKNLTVTVKQKKQRNKKTGQMRVVEREEPCESFFNFFSPPNPDDDDDEDGDDEDFLEQEMEMDVEVGTALTQAVVPRAIFYYTGEAVVETGKELREQYGFGNSEDEEDEESDSDKEDEDEDEAPAGASNFRNIVRQRGGGATPGGRGGRGGAVGQQPPQQECKQQ, encoded by the coding sequence ATGCCATCTCAGGTGCACGTGGACCCGATAGCGCGCACCGGCAGTGATGCCTCggaggcgagcagcagtgAGGTGGACATGGTTGCCGTCATGACGGAGATGACAGTtgcggagcgccgccgcgtgtaCGCGCTGCAGGGTCTACTGAAGGAGTACTACgaggtgcgccagcgcctgcgtgccGAGATTGCGGCGCTGGCCAACGAGTGCGCCGCAGAGAACCAGAAGCTCTTCGCTGTTCGCAAGGAAATAGTCACGGGTGCACGCGACatcacggaggaggagatgcagcgcattggtcgcacggcggcgccgaccgAGCCGGATAAGAAGGAGGATGCTGCGCCCGCGAAAAAGGGTGTGAAGTTTGTTGATCCGGTGGATGAGAAGCAGAACAGCGCACTGGtaaaggcggcggcgagcccGTCCGGCGGCATCCCGGCGTTTTGGCTGACTGCCATGAGCAACTCGGAGGCTGTGAACAGCATGATTACGGAGAAGGACCGTGACGCCCTCATGCACCTTACTGACATCGAGCGCGGGTTTGTCGAGGGTGACCCGGAGAAGGGCGACCGTCTCGTCTTCCACTTCTCCCCCAACGAGTACTTCACAAATGAAACGCTCACGAAGGAGTACCACACCGAGTACGACGAGGACCACGGCGAGCCGCGCATCACAGATGTAGTTGGCTGCGACATCAACTGGAAGTCCTCGAAGAAGAACCTGACCGTGACAGTCAAGCagaagaagcagcgcaaCAAGAAGACCGGCCAGATGCGTGTCGTGGAGCGCGAAGAGCCGTGCGAGTCCTTCTTCAACTTCTTCTCCCCGCCCAACCCggacgatgatgatgacgagGATGGCGACGATGAGGACTTCCTCGAGCAAGAGATGGAGATGGACGTCGAGGTCGGgacggcgctgacgcaggcggtggtgccgcgcgCCATCTTCTACTACACTGGCGAAGCTGTGGTGGAGACCGGCAAGGAGCTCCGCGAGCAGTACGGCTTTGGAAACAgtgaggacgaggaggacgaggagagcgacagcgataaagaggacgaggacgaggacgaggcgccAGCTGGCGCATCGAACTTCCGCAACATcgtccgccagcgcggcggcggtgctacgcctggtggccgcggcgggcgtggtggtgctgtAGGTCAGCAGCCTCCGCAGCAGGAGTGCAAGCAGCAGTAG